From a region of the Streptomyces sp. NBC_00193 genome:
- a CDS encoding WhiB family transcriptional regulator — protein MQLEAHAPSVPKTQTLSPPAVPEDSTLTPLTALTALDDAIENLGVPVACRTYDPEVFFAESPADVEYAKSLCGTCPLVEACLAGALERREPWGVWGGELFVQGVVVARKRPRGRPRKNPVVAA, from the coding sequence GTGCAACTCGAAGCGCACGCCCCGTCCGTACCGAAGACCCAGACCCTCTCCCCGCCCGCAGTCCCGGAGGACTCCACCTTGACTCCCCTCACCGCGCTGACCGCGCTCGACGACGCCATCGAGAACCTCGGCGTGCCCGTCGCCTGTCGCACCTACGACCCCGAGGTCTTCTTCGCCGAGTCCCCGGCCGACGTCGAGTACGCGAAGTCCCTCTGCGGCACCTGCCCGCTGGTCGAGGCCTGCCTCGCCGGTGCGCTGGAGCGCCGCGAGCCCTGGGGTGTCTGGGGAGGCGAGCTCTTCGTCCAGGGTGTCGTCGTCGCCCGGAAGCGTCCCCGTGGCCGTCCGCGCAAGAACCCGGTTGTCGCGGCATGA
- a CDS encoding ATP-dependent DNA helicase UvrD2: MTSATHSSSITPGADSADAVLLGLDPEQREVATTLRGPVCVLAGAGTGKTRAITHRIAYGVRSGQLMPASVLAVTFTNRAAGEMRGRLRELGAGGVQARTFHSAALRQLQYFWPKAVGGDVPRLLERKIQFVAEAGARCRIRLDRGELRDVTGEIEWAKVTQTVPADYPAAARKAGREAPRDLAEIAQIYGTYEQLKRDRGMIDFEDVLLLTVGILQDRHDIAEQIRTQYQHFVVDEYQDVSPLQQRLLDLWLGERDTLCVVGDASQTIYSFTGATPDHLLNFRTKYPQATLVKLVRDYRSTPQVVHLANGLLAQAKGRAADHRLELVSQRETGPDPVYAEYADEPAEAEGIAHRVRDLVAAGVPAGEIAVLYRINAQSEVYEQALADAGVPYQLRGAERFFERAEVQKAILALRGAARSGGNDRLLDDVVELGSQVRAVLSSTGWTSAPPAGSGAVRDQWESLAALVRLAEDFARSRPSATLADLTVELDERKAAQHAPTVQGVTLASLHAAKGLEWDAVFLVGLTDGMMPITYAKTDEQIEEERRLLYVGVTRARHHLTLSWALSRTPGGRGSRRPSRFLNGLRPGSLAPGSRPGGPVEPGARKRGRRGPALCRVCRKTLTDAGELKLMRCEDCPSDMDEGLYERLRDWRAVQAKEQGMPGYCVFTDKTLMAIAEAAPSQEGELSMISGVGARKLERYGADVLAICAGGEPGTEDPDDA, translated from the coding sequence GTGACATCAGCAACGCACTCCTCATCCATCACGCCCGGCGCCGACTCGGCCGACGCGGTGCTCCTGGGCCTCGACCCGGAGCAGCGCGAGGTCGCGACGACCCTGCGCGGGCCGGTGTGCGTGCTCGCGGGCGCCGGCACGGGCAAGACCCGGGCGATCACCCACCGCATCGCCTACGGGGTCCGTTCCGGCCAGCTGATGCCGGCGAGCGTGCTGGCCGTCACGTTCACCAACCGCGCCGCGGGCGAGATGCGCGGCCGCCTGCGCGAGCTCGGCGCCGGCGGGGTGCAGGCGCGGACCTTCCACTCCGCCGCCCTGCGCCAGCTCCAGTACTTCTGGCCCAAGGCGGTCGGCGGCGACGTGCCCCGGCTGCTGGAGCGCAAGATCCAGTTCGTCGCCGAGGCGGGTGCGCGCTGCCGCATCCGCCTCGACCGGGGCGAGCTGCGCGACGTCACCGGCGAGATCGAGTGGGCGAAGGTCACGCAGACGGTCCCCGCCGACTACCCGGCGGCCGCCCGCAAGGCCGGCCGCGAGGCCCCCCGGGACCTCGCCGAGATCGCCCAGATCTACGGGACGTACGAGCAGCTCAAGCGCGACCGCGGCATGATCGACTTCGAGGACGTGCTGCTCCTCACCGTCGGCATCCTGCAGGACCGCCACGACATCGCCGAACAGATCCGCACCCAGTACCAGCACTTCGTCGTCGACGAGTACCAGGACGTCAGCCCGCTCCAGCAGCGGCTGCTGGACCTCTGGCTCGGCGAGCGCGACACCCTCTGCGTGGTCGGCGACGCCAGCCAGACGATCTACTCCTTCACCGGCGCCACCCCCGACCACCTGCTGAACTTCCGCACCAAGTACCCGCAGGCCACCCTGGTCAAGCTGGTCCGCGACTACCGCTCCACCCCCCAGGTGGTCCACCTCGCCAACGGGCTCCTCGCCCAGGCCAAGGGCCGCGCCGCCGATCACCGCCTGGAGCTGGTCTCCCAGCGCGAGACCGGCCCCGACCCGGTCTACGCCGAGTACGCCGACGAGCCCGCCGAGGCCGAGGGCATCGCCCACCGGGTCCGCGACCTCGTCGCGGCCGGCGTCCCGGCGGGGGAGATCGCCGTCCTCTACCGGATCAACGCCCAGTCCGAGGTGTACGAGCAGGCCCTCGCCGACGCCGGAGTCCCCTACCAGCTGCGCGGAGCCGAGCGCTTCTTCGAGCGCGCCGAGGTCCAGAAGGCGATCCTCGCCCTGCGCGGAGCCGCCCGCTCCGGCGGGAACGACCGGCTGCTCGACGACGTCGTGGAGCTCGGCTCCCAGGTCCGCGCCGTGCTCAGCTCCACCGGCTGGACCAGCGCACCGCCCGCCGGCTCCGGAGCCGTCCGCGACCAGTGGGAATCGCTGGCCGCCCTGGTCCGGCTCGCCGAGGACTTCGCCCGCAGCCGGCCGTCCGCGACCCTGGCCGACCTGACGGTCGAGCTGGACGAGCGCAAGGCCGCCCAGCACGCCCCCACCGTCCAGGGCGTCACCCTCGCCTCGCTGCACGCGGCGAAGGGCCTGGAGTGGGACGCCGTGTTCCTCGTGGGCCTGACCGACGGCATGATGCCGATCACCTATGCGAAGACCGACGAGCAGATCGAGGAGGAGCGCCGGCTGCTCTATGTCGGCGTCACCCGCGCCCGGCACCACCTGACGCTCTCCTGGGCCCTCTCCCGGACTCCGGGCGGGCGGGGGTCCCGACGCCCCAGCCGCTTCCTGAACGGCCTGAGGCCGGGCTCCCTGGCGCCGGGAAGCAGGCCGGGCGGTCCGGTCGAGCCCGGGGCCCGCAAGCGGGGCCGCCGCGGCCCGGCCCTGTGCCGGGTCTGCCGCAAGACGCTGACCGACGCCGGCGAGCTGAAACTGATGCGCTGCGAGGACTGCCCTTCGGACATGGACGAAGGGCTCTACGAGCGGCTGCGCGACTGGCGCGCCGTCCAGGCGAAGGAGCAGGGCATGCCCGGCTACTGCGTCTTCACGGACAAGACGCTGATGGCCATCGCGGAGGCCGCACCCTCGCAGGAGGGAGAGCTCTCGATGATCTCCGGCGTGGGCGCCCGGAAGCTCGAGCGGTACGGAGCCGACGTGCTGGCCATCTGCGCAGGTGGGGAGCCCGGGACGGAAGATCCTGACGACGCGTAG
- a CDS encoding mycoredoxin, which translates to MQDTGTVTMYSTTWCGYCNRLKKQLDREGIAYTEINIELDPESAAFVEKANGGNQTVPTVLVTSSAGSESVMTNPSLAQVKQALAV; encoded by the coding sequence ATGCAGGACACGGGCACCGTCACGATGTACAGCACGACCTGGTGCGGCTACTGCAACCGGCTGAAGAAGCAGCTGGACCGGGAGGGCATCGCCTACACCGAGATCAACATCGAGCTCGACCCCGAGTCCGCGGCGTTCGTGGAGAAGGCGAACGGCGGAAACCAGACGGTTCCCACCGTCCTCGTCACCTCCTCCGCGGGCAGCGAGTCGGTCATGACGAACCCGAGCCTGGCCCAGGTCAAGCAGGCCCTCGCCGTCTGA